In Gemmatimonadales bacterium, the following proteins share a genomic window:
- a CDS encoding DUF488 domain-containing protein — MTPRLWTVGHSTQPLDQFLALLAAHDIELVADVRRYPGSRRWPHFAGEALAKSLFAAGLDYEWFPELGGRRQPRADSANTAWRSTAFRGYADYMATPPFAEGLARLADLGCGLRTAIMCAEALWWRCHRALISDGLRWAGFEVYHILGLTSSIPHPYTSAARITAGLLSYAGPS, encoded by the coding sequence ATGACGCCGCGCCTCTGGACGGTGGGCCACTCCACCCAGCCGTTGGACCAGTTCCTGGCATTGCTGGCAGCTCACGACATCGAGCTGGTCGCCGATGTCCGCCGATATCCTGGCAGCCGCCGATGGCCACACTTCGCCGGCGAGGCCCTTGCCAAGTCTCTCTTCGCTGCCGGCCTCGACTACGAATGGTTTCCAGAGCTCGGTGGACGGCGACAGCCGCGCGCCGACTCCGCGAACACCGCATGGCGCAGCACGGCCTTCCGCGGTTACGCTGATTACATGGCGACGCCGCCGTTTGCGGAAGGCCTGGCCCGACTCGCGGACCTGGGGTGTGGCCTCCGGACCGCCATCATGTGTGCGGAGGCCCTCTGGTGGCGGTGTCACCGCGCCCTCATCTCTGACGGGCTGCGCTGGGCGGGCTTCGAGGTCTACCACATTCTGGGGCTCACCTCGTCCATCCCACACCCCTATACCTCGGCGGCCCGGATCACGGCGGGTCTCTTGAGCTATGCGGGGCCGAGTTGA